The Lactuca sativa cultivar Salinas chromosome 2, Lsat_Salinas_v11, whole genome shotgun sequence genome includes a window with the following:
- the LOC128132036 gene encoding uncharacterized protein LOC128132036, whose protein sequence is NNNNNNNNNNNNNNNNNNNNNNNNNNNNNNNNNNNNNNNNNNNNNNNNNNNNNNNNNNNNNNNNNNNNNNNNNNNNNNNNNNNNNNNNNNNNNNNNNNNNNNNNNNNNNNNNNNNNNNNNNNNNNNNNNNNNNNNNNNNNNNNNNNNNNNNNNNNNNNNNNNNNNNNNNNNNNNNNNNNNNNNNNNNNNNNNNNNNNNNNNNNNNNNNNNNNNNNNNNNNNNNNNNNNNNNNNNNNNNNNNNNNNNNNNNNNNNNNNNNTNNNNNNTNNNNNNTNNTNNTNNNTNNTNNNTNNTNNTNNNNNNNNNNNNNNNNNNNNNNNNNNNNNNNNNNNNNNNNNNNNNNNNNNNNNNNNNNNNNNNNNNNNNNNNNNNNNNNNNNNNNNNNNNNNNNNNNNNNNNNNNNNNNNNNNNNNNNNNNNNNNNNNNNNNNNNNNNNNNNNNNNNNNNNNNNNNNNNNNNNNNNNDDDDDNNNDDDDDDDNNNNNNNNNNNNNNNNNNSNSNNNSNNNNNNNNNNNNNNNNSNSNNNNSNN, encoded by the coding sequence aacaacaacaacaacaacaacaacaacaacaacaacaacaacaacaacaacaacaacaacaacaacaacaacaacaacaacaacaacaacaacaacaacaacaacaacaacaacaacaacaacaacaacaacaacaacaacaacaacaacaacaacaacaacaacaacaacaacaacaacaacaacaacaacaacaacaacaacaacaacaacaacaacaacaacaacaacaacaacaacaacaacaacaacaacaacaacaacaacaacaacaacaacaacaacaacaacaacaacaacaacaacaacaacaacaacaacaacaacaacaacaacaacaacaacaacaacaacaacaacaacaacaacaacaacaacaacaacaacaacaacaacaacaacaacaacaacaacaacaacaacaacaacaacaacaacaacaacaacaacaacaacaacaacaacaacaacaacaacaacaacaacaacaacaacaacaacaacaacaacaacaacaacaacaacaacaacaacaacaacaacaacaacaacaacaacaacaacaacaacaacaacaacaacaacaacaacaacaacaacaacaacaacaacaacaacaacaacaacaacaacaacaacaacaacaacaacaacaacaacaacaacaacaacaacaacaacaacaacaacaacaacaacaacaacaacaacaacaacaacaacaacaacaacaacaacaacaacaacaacaacaacaacaacaacaacaacaacaacaccaacaacaacaacaacaacaccaacaacaacaacaacaacaccaacaacaccaacaacaccaacaacaacaccaacaacaccaacaacaacaccaacaacaccaacaacaccaacaacaacaacaacaacaacaacaacaacaacaacaacaacaacaacaacaacaacaacaacaacaacaacaacaacaacaacaacaacaacaacaacaacaacaacaacaacaacaacaacaacaacaacaacaacaacaacaacaacaacaacaacaacaacaacaacaacaacaacaacaacaacaacaacaacaacaacaacaacaacaacaacaacaacaacaacaacaacaacaacaacaacaacaacaacaacaacaacaacaacaacaacaacaacaacaacaacaacaacaacaacaacaacaacaacaacaacaacaacaacaacaacaacaacaacaacaacaacaacaacaacaacaacaacaacaacaacaacaacaacaacaacaacaacaacaacaacaacaacaacaacaacaacaacaacaacaacaacaacaacaacaacaacaacaacaacaacaacaacaacaacaacaacaacaacaacgacgacgacgacgacaaCAAcaacgacgacgacgacgacgacgacaacaacaacaacaacaacaacaacaacaacaacaacaacaacaacaacaacaacagcaacagcaacaacaacagcaacaacaacaacaacaacaacaacaacaacaacaacaacaacaacaacagcaacagcaacaacaacaacagcaacaac